From one Dama dama isolate Ldn47 chromosome 4, ASM3311817v1, whole genome shotgun sequence genomic stretch:
- the IGFLR1 gene encoding IGF-like family receptor 1 isoform X2, which produces MGPLRLLPTAVLLLAQAAPWEASQHCGRLEYWNPDNRCCGSCLQRFGPPPCPDLEFSENCGLDDAGNHVMHPFKECPPGQCNRNSAELCSLCGSGATAPIPSGSRGGTGRPCREPVPNKEPCPLTPGKSSVLSSQEPSSPAVPSVLWTSEHKAPQQAWPSLSFALFLVLVLLVISVIILLALQRHHRRLDQGKAVQHPYPSLVCTDLDTHTRFLHPSSPASLETSEARDSWKEVSLPPLLGREMPSLESQPLSRLLDELEVLEELILLLDPEPGPGGRMACGTTRHLAARYGLPATWSTFAYSLRPSRSPLRALIEMVVAREPSASLGQLGTHLAQIGRADALQVLSKLG; this is translated from the exons ATGGGGCCCCTACGCCTCCTCCCGACTGCTGTGCTGCTCCTGGCCCAGGCGGCGCCTTGGGAGGCCTCTCAGCACTGCGGCCGCCTCGAGTACTGGAACCCTGACAACCGGTGCTGCGGCAGCTGCCTGCAGCGCTTCGGGCCGCCCCCCTGCCCGG ACCTAGAGTTTTCGGAAAACTGCGGGCTGGATGATGCTGGCAATCACGTAATGCACCCCTTCAAAGAGTGTCCTCCTGGACAGTGCAATCGCAACAGCGCGGAGCTATGTAGCCTTTGTGGCAGCGGAGCAACGGCACCCATTCCCTCGGGGAGCCGCGGCGGAACCGGGCGGCCCTGCCGAGAG CCTGTCCCTAACAAGGAGCCCTGCCCACTGACACCTGGAAAATCGAGCGTCCTTAGCTCCCAGGAGCCCAGCTCACCAGCGGTTCCCAGTGTTTTGTGGACTTCTGAGCACAAAGCCCCTCAGCAAGCCTGGCCGAGTTTGAGTTTTGCCCTGTTCCTAGTGCTGGTTCTGCTCGTGATCTCAGTCATAATCCTGCTTGCCCTGCAAAGGCATCACCGTCGCCTCGACCAAGGGAAAGCAGTCCAACACCCGTATCCTAGCTTGGTTTGCACCGACCTTGACACCCACACCCGCTTCTTGCACCCCTCCTCTCCAGCCTCTCTGGAGACTTCAGAGGCAAGGGACTCATGGAAGGAGGTCTCTCTGCCTCCACTCTTAGGCAGGG AGATGCCAAGCCTGGAGTCACAGCCCCTGTCTCGCCTCCTGGATGAGCTGGAGGTGCTGGAGGAGCTGATCCTGCTGCTGGATCCTGAGCCTGGGCCAGGTGGGAGGATGGCCTGTGGCACCACTCGACACCTGGCTGCAAGATACGGACTGCCTGCTACCTGGTCCACTTTCGCCTACTCACTGCGGCCCAGTCGCTCACCCCTGAGGGCTCTGATCGAGATGGTGGTGGCGAGGGAGCCCTCTGCC
- the IGFLR1 gene encoding IGF-like family receptor 1 isoform X1, with translation MGPLRLLPTAVLLLAQAAPWEASQHCGRLEYWNPDNRCCGSCLQRFGPPPCPDLEFSENCGLDDAGNHVMHPFKECPPGQCNRNSAELCSLCGSGATAPIPSGSRGGTGRPCREKPVPNKEPCPLTPGKSSVLSSQEPSSPAVPSVLWTSEHKAPQQAWPSLSFALFLVLVLLVISVIILLALQRHHRRLDQGKAVQHPYPSLVCTDLDTHTRFLHPSSPASLETSEARDSWKEVSLPPLLGREMPSLESQPLSRLLDELEVLEELILLLDPEPGPGGRMACGTTRHLAARYGLPATWSTFAYSLRPSRSPLRALIEMVVAREPSASLGQLGTHLAQIGRADALQVLSKLG, from the exons ATGGGGCCCCTACGCCTCCTCCCGACTGCTGTGCTGCTCCTGGCCCAGGCGGCGCCTTGGGAGGCCTCTCAGCACTGCGGCCGCCTCGAGTACTGGAACCCTGACAACCGGTGCTGCGGCAGCTGCCTGCAGCGCTTCGGGCCGCCCCCCTGCCCGG ACCTAGAGTTTTCGGAAAACTGCGGGCTGGATGATGCTGGCAATCACGTAATGCACCCCTTCAAAGAGTGTCCTCCTGGACAGTGCAATCGCAACAGCGCGGAGCTATGTAGCCTTTGTGGCAGCGGAGCAACGGCACCCATTCCCTCGGGGAGCCGCGGCGGAACCGGGCGGCCCTGCCGAGAG AAGCCTGTCCCTAACAAGGAGCCCTGCCCACTGACACCTGGAAAATCGAGCGTCCTTAGCTCCCAGGAGCCCAGCTCACCAGCGGTTCCCAGTGTTTTGTGGACTTCTGAGCACAAAGCCCCTCAGCAAGCCTGGCCGAGTTTGAGTTTTGCCCTGTTCCTAGTGCTGGTTCTGCTCGTGATCTCAGTCATAATCCTGCTTGCCCTGCAAAGGCATCACCGTCGCCTCGACCAAGGGAAAGCAGTCCAACACCCGTATCCTAGCTTGGTTTGCACCGACCTTGACACCCACACCCGCTTCTTGCACCCCTCCTCTCCAGCCTCTCTGGAGACTTCAGAGGCAAGGGACTCATGGAAGGAGGTCTCTCTGCCTCCACTCTTAGGCAGGG AGATGCCAAGCCTGGAGTCACAGCCCCTGTCTCGCCTCCTGGATGAGCTGGAGGTGCTGGAGGAGCTGATCCTGCTGCTGGATCCTGAGCCTGGGCCAGGTGGGAGGATGGCCTGTGGCACCACTCGACACCTGGCTGCAAGATACGGACTGCCTGCTACCTGGTCCACTTTCGCCTACTCACTGCGGCCCAGTCGCTCACCCCTGAGGGCTCTGATCGAGATGGTGGTGGCGAGGGAGCCCTCTGCC